Proteins encoded together in one Diabrotica undecimpunctata isolate CICGRU chromosome 3, icDiaUnde3, whole genome shotgun sequence window:
- the LOC140436324 gene encoding small ribosomal subunit protein uS3m-like produces SYANVDGGLRPSETAVEDVFIRKFMVGTWQGLFGSEVIIKRQHNIIRIAGIISRAITPRKMYFLIGYTEELLSFWLQCPVKLELQTVADKKDVVFKSIYFSTD; encoded by the coding sequence TCCTACGCAAATGTTGATGGTGGACTTAGACCTTCAGAAACCGCTGTAGAGGATGTATTTATAAGAAAGTTTATGGTAGGAACCTGGCAAGGACTCTTTGGTAGTGAAGTTATCATCAAAAGACAACATAACATTATTAGAATAGCAGGCATAATATCGAGAGCAATCACACcaagaaaaatgtattttttaataggTTATACAGAGGAATTGCTCAGTTTTTGGCTACAGTGTCCAGTGAAACTAGAATTACAGACAGTGGCTGATAAGAAGGATGttgtttttaaatcaatttactTTTCCACCGATTGA